Proteins encoded by one window of Bacteroidales bacterium:
- a CDS encoding TonB-dependent receptor, giving the protein MKKCLLIISIFLTLLSTAQNNRQNIRGIISDKLSQTILPGATVQLVNSKVNKGTATDLNGNYVLLDLPPDRYEIKVSYIGYKDAFATNVVVTSGKEVVLDIVMEEDLKLLNEVVITSNNKAGTLNDLVPVSARTFSTEEVNRYAGGRSDPARLAANFAGVSAPDDSRNDIVIRGNSPVGVLWRIDGMNVTNPNHFATVGTTGGAVSALNTNLLRSSDFLTSAFPAEYGNATAGVFDLGFRNGNTQKRETTLQAGLITGLEATTEGPISKKNASSYLVGYRYALAGVAQAAGIDIGTTALPSYQDLSFNVNSGNTKMGRFTLFGILATSTINIAGGNSGELYGGEGGGHDLSSQIGIIGIKHFKQLNSKSYFSSNIGLNYSKSGQTDYSFDRMTDSVYTKSENKVTRTGYNFSSSFNSKINSRLFVKIGIQDEVIGLNLYFREKRDPLSEFKQIWDYNSYTNLAQAYMHAKYSFNDKLTLNAGLHSQLFFLNNSLSVEPRLGLKYEIDSKSSLTFGYGLHSQTQPLNVYFLQTQIADDSYVYNNENLDFTKSHHFVLGYDLQPFKDWRLKTEVYYQSLYNVPVNTFSSSYSMLNTGAGFKTDLEDSLANNGTGTNYGIELTLEKFFSRGYYGLFTSSIYSSKYKGSDGVERNTAFNGKYVFNILGGKEWKVGSEKQNKISADIKCTNAGGRAYTPIDLEASAATGREQLSTDAYSDFYANYFRLDFKLGYTHNSRTKKLSQSFSIDLQNITNNDNVFSQSYDDRSRSLNTTYQLGFFPNVIYKIQF; this is encoded by the coding sequence GGAGCAACCGTTCAATTAGTCAACAGTAAAGTGAACAAAGGAACGGCAACTGACTTAAATGGGAATTATGTTCTTCTGGATCTGCCACCTGACAGGTATGAAATAAAGGTTTCATATATTGGGTATAAAGATGCATTTGCAACTAATGTTGTGGTGACTTCAGGTAAAGAAGTTGTGCTGGATATAGTGATGGAAGAAGACCTTAAACTCTTGAATGAGGTGGTGATAACATCAAACAACAAGGCGGGAACATTGAACGATTTAGTCCCGGTTAGTGCCCGGACATTCTCAACTGAGGAAGTAAACCGCTATGCAGGGGGGCGAAGTGATCCCGCCCGTTTGGCAGCTAATTTCGCCGGAGTAAGCGCACCTGACGACAGCAGAAACGATATTGTAATCCGGGGCAATTCGCCAGTTGGTGTTTTGTGGCGCATTGATGGAATGAACGTTACCAACCCTAACCATTTCGCAACGGTAGGTACAACCGGTGGAGCTGTGAGTGCGTTAAATACCAACCTTTTGAGAAGTTCCGACTTCCTGACCTCAGCATTTCCAGCCGAATATGGCAATGCCACGGCCGGGGTTTTCGACCTGGGTTTCAGAAATGGAAATACACAGAAACGGGAAACCACTCTGCAGGCTGGTCTGATCACCGGCCTCGAAGCTACTACCGAAGGGCCAATCAGTAAGAAAAATGCTTCATCATATCTTGTTGGATACCGCTATGCACTGGCTGGTGTAGCCCAGGCAGCAGGCATTGATATTGGCACAACGGCCCTGCCTTCGTATCAGGATTTGTCATTTAATGTAAACAGCGGCAACACCAAAATGGGCAGGTTTACACTGTTTGGCATTCTTGCCACAAGTACCATCAATATTGCTGGTGGCAATTCAGGTGAGTTGTATGGAGGTGAAGGTGGCGGACATGATTTGAGCAGTCAAATCGGCATTATCGGGATAAAACATTTCAAACAACTGAATAGCAAATCCTATTTTAGTTCCAATATTGGGTTAAACTATTCAAAGTCGGGACAAACAGATTATAGCTTCGACAGAATGACTGATTCAGTTTATACGAAATCAGAGAATAAGGTTACCAGGACAGGATATAATTTTTCAAGCAGTTTCAATTCCAAGATAAACTCAAGGTTATTCGTAAAAATTGGAATCCAGGATGAAGTGATTGGATTGAACCTTTATTTCAGGGAGAAAAGAGATCCCCTCTCAGAATTTAAACAGATATGGGATTATAATAGTTACACAAATCTGGCGCAGGCCTACATGCATGCCAAGTATAGCTTTAATGATAAGCTCACTCTCAATGCGGGTTTACATTCCCAGCTGTTTTTCCTGAATAATTCTCTCTCAGTCGAGCCACGTTTAGGGTTAAAATATGAAATTGATTCTAAAAGCAGCCTTACCTTTGGCTATGGACTCCATTCACAAACGCAACCCCTAAATGTTTACTTTTTACAAACTCAGATTGCTGATGACTCCTATGTTTATAACAATGAGAACCTTGATTTTACCAAAAGCCATCATTTCGTATTGGGTTACGATTTGCAGCCTTTCAAAGACTGGCGGTTGAAAACAGAGGTCTATTATCAGTCACTCTACAATGTGCCGGTAAACACTTTTTCGAGCAGCTATTCAATGCTAAATACCGGAGCAGGTTTTAAGACCGATCTGGAAGATAGTCTGGCAAATAATGGAACCGGGACAAACTATGGAATAGAACTGACATTAGAGAAATTTTTCAGCCGCGGATATTATGGCTTGTTTACTTCCTCGATTTATAGTTCTAAGTATAAAGGAAGCGATGGAGTAGAGCGAAACACAGCATTCAACGGGAAATACGTATTCAATATTTTGGGTGGAAAAGAATGGAAGGTGGGAAGCGAAAAACAGAACAAAATATCAGCCGATATAAAATGCACCAATGCAGGGGGAAGGGCTTACACCCCTATTGATCTGGAGGCTTCGGCTGCCACAGGCCGCGAACAATTATCTACCGATGCCTATTCGGATTTTTATGCCAATTACTTCCGTTTGGATTTCAAGCTCGGTTATACGCACAACAGCCGGACGAAAAAACTTTCGCAGTCGTTTTCCATTGACCTGCAAAACATCACGAACAATGATAATGTTTTCTCACAAAGCTATGATGACAGAAGCCGGTCGTTAAACACCACCTACCAGCTCGGGTTTTTCCCGAATGTGATTTATAAAATACAGTTTTAA